The following proteins are co-located in the Telopea speciosissima isolate NSW1024214 ecotype Mountain lineage chromosome 9, Tspe_v1, whole genome shotgun sequence genome:
- the LOC122640548 gene encoding photosystem I reaction center subunit psaK, chloroplastic-like — MAAKLTSPTALITSLPQFSGLRSTTSSTRVENLVTVQPIRNKGKGALGARCDFIGSPTNLIMVTSTSLMLFAGRFGLAPSANRKATAGLKLEIRDSGLQTGDPAGFTLADTLACGVVGHIIGVGVVLGLKNIGAI, encoded by the exons ATGGCAGCCAAACTCACATCCCCAACTGCTCTCATCACTTCTCTCCCCCAATTTAGTGGCCTAAGATCCACAACTTCAAGTACCAGAGTAGAGAACTTG GTGACAGTTCAACCCATCAGAAACAAGGGTAAAGGCGCTTTGGGTGCTCGTTGTGACTTCATTGGCTCACCCACAAATTTG ATTATGGTGACCTCGACAAGCCTTATGTTATTCGCTGGAAGGTTTGGGTTGGCTCCATCGGCGAACAGGAAGGCCACTGCAGGATTGAAGCTTGAGATAAGGGACTCTGGCCTACAGACAGGAGACCCTGCTGGTTTCACTCTTGCAGATACCTTGGCATGTGGAGTTGTAGGCCATATAATTGGTGTTGGAGTTGTTCTAGGTCTTAAGAACATTGGTGCCATATAA